A part of Antechinus flavipes isolate AdamAnt ecotype Samford, QLD, Australia chromosome 6, AdamAnt_v2, whole genome shotgun sequence genomic DNA contains:
- the MSX1 gene encoding homeobox protein MSX-1 codes for MAPAVDMTSLQIGVKIEESPASAFSKPGGGGGGGGGAGGGGGASAAAMGGEDEGEKPKVPPSLLPFSVEALMADHRKPGLKDALPGPDGPQAAGTSAQSLGTRVGSLSAGAAPETPASPLSLNSHFSVGGLLKLPEDALVKSESPEKQERTPWMQSSRFSPPPPRRLSPPACTLRKHKTNRKPRTPFTTAQLLALERKFRQKQYLSIAERAEFSSSLSLTETQVKIWFQNRRAKAKRLQEAELEKLKMAAKPMLPPAAFGISFPLGGPAAVAAGASLYGASSPFQRAGLPVAPVGLYTAHVGYSMYHLT; via the exons ATGGCCCCGGCTGTTGATATGACTTCTTTACAAATCGGTGTCAAGATCGAGGAGTCTCCCGCGTCCGCTTTCAGCAAGCCcggcgggggcggcggcggcggcggcggcgcgggAGGCGGTGGGGGCGCCTCGGCGGCCGCGATGGGGGGAGAGGACGAGGGCGAGAAGCCCAAAGTGCCCCCTTCCCTGCTGCCTTTCAGCGTGGAGGCGCTCATGGCTGACCACAGGAAGCCCGGGCTCAAAGACGCCCTCCCCGGGCCCGACGGGCCCCAGGCAGCAGGAACTTCGGCTCAGTCCCTGGGCACCAGGGTCGGCTCCTTGAGCGCCGGGGCTGCCCCAGAAACGCCGGCCTCCCCGCTCTCTCTCAACAGCCATTTTTCGGTGGGAGGGCTCCTAAAACTGCCGGAAGATGCACTTGTCAAATCCGAAAGCCCCGAGAAGCAGGAGAGGACGCCGTGGATGCagagttccagattttccccgCCTCCCCCGA GGAGACTCAGTCCTCCGGCCTGCACGCTTCGCAAGCACAAGACCAACAGAAAACCTCGGACTCCCTTCACCACGGCGCAGCTGCTGGCCCTGGAGAGGAAGTTCCGGCAGAAGCAGTATCTGTCCATCGCCGAGCGCGCCGAGTTCTCCAGCTCTCTGAGCCTCACCGAGACCCAGGTGAAGATCTGGTTTCAGAACCGCCGCGCCAAGGCCAAGAGACTGCAAGAGGCGGAGCTGGAGAAGCTGAAGATGGCAGCCAAGCCCATGCTGCCCCCCGCGGCTTTCGGCATCTCCTTCCCCCTGGGAGGCCCGGCAGCTGTGGCCGCGGGCGCCTCTCTCTACGGCGCTTCCAGCCCCTTCCAGCGGGCCGGGCTGCCTGTGGCGCCAGTGGGACTGTACACGGCGCACGTGGGATACAGCATGTACCATCTGACATAA